The region CGTCCGCGACGTCGACCACCTTCACAGGGCCGCAGCCCCTCGGCATGATCGACCGGTCCCAGGGCCGGGGAACCGGGACGGTCCCTCCCCAGCGGGACGCAGGTCAGAGGGCGCTGCTGCGGCTCGCAGCCTCGTCAATCCTTGACTCCTCGCTAGGGTCGAGAGACCGTTGTGGCGTACGACACAGCGTGTCGCAGGAGGCGAAGATGCCACTGGATCCGCAGGCTCAGGCCTTGCTCGAGCAGATGCGCGAGGCCGGCCAGCCGCCCTTCGAGCACATGACGGTCCAGGAGGCTCGCCAGGCCGCGTGGGCGTTCGTCGACCTGCAGGCTCCGCCGCAGCCCGTGGCCGCGGTCAGCCATCGGTTCATCCCTGGGCCGACGGCGGATCTACCCGTCCGGATCTACACCCCCGAGGGCGACGGCCCGTTCCCGGTGATCGTGTACTTGCACGGCAGCGGCTGGGTGATCCTGAACATCGAGATCTGCGACCCGACGATGCGTGCCCTTGCCAACAGCACCGGCTGCGTGGTCGTGGCGGTGAACTATCAGAAGGCTCCGGAGCACAAGTTCCCGGTGCCGTTCAACGACGCGTGGGCCTGCACCTGCTGGGTCGCCGAGCATGCGGACGAGCTCGAGATCGACGCGGGCCGGATCGCCGTCGGCGGCGACAGCGCCGGCGGAAACCTGGCCGCTGCCGTGTGCCTGAAGGCCCGCGAGGAGGGCGGCCCGGCGCTGGCCTACCAGCTGCTGATCTACCCCGCCACCGACCGCGACCTGGATAAGCCGTCGGCGCTGGCAAACGCCGAGGGGTACATGCTGCAGCGGGAGTCGATGCGGTGGTTCTGGGGGCACTACTTGGACGGCGCCACCGACGAGCCGGACTGGCGAGCGTGCCCGCTGCGCGCCGAGGATCTGTCTGGTCTGCCGCCCGCGCTGGTCGTCACTGCCGAGTTCGACCCCCTGCGTGACGACGGCAAGCGCTACGCCGACCGGCTGCGAGAGGCCGGTGTGCCGGTCAAGTACAGCAACTACGACGGCATGATTCACGGCTTCTACTGGATGGACGGGGTCCTGGAGCAAGGCAAGCGGCTGCACGACGAGATCGCGACGGAGGTCCGAGCCGCGCTCTCCCCATGACGCTCGGACGGGGCGTCGTTTGATCGCCGACGTGTCGGGCGCGTCCGCTCACCGACAATCCACACCAGCTGCGTTGTAAAGGAGCAAGAGCAGCATGAGCACGACGACCGACGTTGTCGAGGAACTCGACGTCCTTGTGATCGGGGCCGGTTTCGCCGGCATCTACCAACTCGACCGACTGCGCGGCCTCGGTCACTCCGTGAAGGTCCTGGAGGCCGGCCCGGAACTCGGCGGGATCTGGTACTGGAACTGCTACCCGGGCGCCCGGGTCGACACCGAGGGCCCGATCTACCAGTTCTCCCGGGACGACCTGTGGAGGGACTGGGAGTACACGGAGCTCTACCCCGATTGGAACGAGGTTCGTGACTACTTCGCCTACCTCGACCGCAAGCTCGACATCAGCAAGGACGTCCGGTTCAACACCCGGGTCACGGCGGCGCATTTCCACAACGACCACAACCAGTGGGTGGTGCGCGCATCGGATGGCACGACCATTCGCTGCACCTACCTCGTGCCCTGCCTCGGGTTCGCCTCGAAGCCCTACATCCCAGAGATTCCCGGCCTGGCCCAGGACACGTTCGAGGGCCGCTGGCACCACACAGCCCTGTGGCCGCAGGAGGGGCTGGACTTCACCGGCAGGCGGGTCGCCGTCATCGGGACCGGGGCCAGCGGCGTCCAGGTCGTCCAGGAGGGCGCCCGCGACGCAGCGCAGCTGACCCTTTTCCAGCGCACGCCGAACCTGGCGCTCCCCATGGGGCAGCGCAAGCTCGGGCCCGCCGATCAGGCGGCCATCAAGGCCGAGCTCCCCGAGCGGTTCGAGTATCGCGGTAACACGTTCGCGGGCTTCGACTTCGACTTCGAGCCCCGCAACGCGGTCGAGCTTCCCCGGAGGAGCGCACCGCCGGGTACGAGCGCTTATGGCAGGCGGGTGGCTTCCGCTTCTGGCTCGGGGTGTTCCAGGACACGCTGTTCGACCAGAAGTCCAACGAGTACGCCTACGCGTTCTGGCGGGACAAGGTGCGCGCGCGGATCAAGGACCCGGCGCTGCGGGAGAAGCTCGCACCGACCACACCACCGCACCCGTTCGGGGTCAAGCGCCCATCGCTCGAGCAGAACTACTACGAGGCGTTCAACCGGGACAACGTGGCGCTCGTCGACCTCAACGACACGCCGATCCAGTCGGTCACCGAGCGTGGCATCCTGACCGCGGACGGGGTCGAGCACGAGTTCGACATCATCGTGCTCGCCACCGGGTTCGACGCCGTCAGCGGCGGGCTGACCGCGATCGACATCCGGGGGGCCGACGGCTCGCTGCTGCGCGACAAGTGGGCCTCCGGGGTGCGCACCCACCTCGGCGTGGCCACCGCAGGGTTCCCGAACCTGCTGTTCGTCTACGGCCCACAGAGCCCCTCAGGCTTCTGCAACGGCCCGACCTGCGCGGAGATCCAGGGCGAGATGATCGTTGAGACCCTCGAGCACCTGCTGAGCAACGGCCACCGGCGCATCGAAGCGACGCCGGAGGCCGAGGAGGAGTGGACCCACCACGTGGCCGAGTTGGTCGCGCCGACGCTCTTCCTCCATGCCAGGTCCTGGTACGTGGGCGCGAACATCCCCGGTAAACCGGTCCAGATGCTCAACTACCCGGGCGGTCTCCCGCTGTACCGGGCGAAGTACGCGGAGTCGAAGGCGAACAACTACGCCGGATTCCAGGTCTCCTGAGCAGGAGGTGACCCAGGGCGGCCGGCGGCGGCCGTCACGGACCACCGCGATGCGCGCGCCCCCGCGGCGCCGACCGAAGGGACGTGTGTGACCGGCCCGCCCGGGCGGCTCGGTGACCATGTGCACCGGCGTGGGGCAGGGCATCACCGTCCTGCTCGAAACCGCTTGACTGAACACACCGACGAGGTGCTCACCGCCCTGGGTACGACACTGCCGCCATCGAGCGACTACGCAACGACGCGATCGTCTAGGTCGTCAAGGGGCACCGGCCCGGGCCCGGGCAGGTGGCGCACGGTCCGGGAAGCGGACTGCGCGGCCGGCCCCGGACGACATTCTTCGACGGGGATGCGCACCTGGACAGGGGTACCGCCGACTACATGGACGAGCACGGTGAGGGCGTGGTCAGCTGCGACCTGCAGCTACGACAGTGCGGTGGCCGTGCCGAGTTCGAAGGGTCGATCCGTACCCTCCGCTGCCACGAGGACATCGCGCTGCCCGCTGCCGGTGGGTGGGGAGAGCGCGCTGTTCCAGCCCTCCCGAGCTGACAGCGATGCTGAAACAGCACATCGACGGGTTCGGGAGTGCGTGCGTGTCCACGTGGCTGAACGGGGGAGTGCCGGCGACGCAGGTAGCTGAGTGGCCGGCCATTCCGTCGAGGTTCTGTTGAAGGTCTA is a window of Pseudonocardia sp. T1-2H DNA encoding:
- a CDS encoding alpha/beta hydrolase codes for the protein MSQEAKMPLDPQAQALLEQMREAGQPPFEHMTVQEARQAAWAFVDLQAPPQPVAAVSHRFIPGPTADLPVRIYTPEGDGPFPVIVYLHGSGWVILNIEICDPTMRALANSTGCVVVAVNYQKAPEHKFPVPFNDAWACTCWVAEHADELEIDAGRIAVGGDSAGGNLAAAVCLKAREEGGPALAYQLLIYPATDRDLDKPSALANAEGYMLQRESMRWFWGHYLDGATDEPDWRACPLRAEDLSGLPPALVVTAEFDPLRDDGKRYADRLREAGVPVKYSNYDGMIHGFYWMDGVLEQGKRLHDEIATEVRAALSP
- a CDS encoding flavin-containing monooxygenase, with amino-acid sequence MFQDTLFDQKSNEYAYAFWRDKVRARIKDPALREKLAPTTPPHPFGVKRPSLEQNYYEAFNRDNVALVDLNDTPIQSVTERGILTADGVEHEFDIIVLATGFDAVSGGLTAIDIRGADGSLLRDKWASGVRTHLGVATAGFPNLLFVYGPQSPSGFCNGPTCAEIQGEMIVETLEHLLSNGHRRIEATPEAEEEWTHHVAELVAPTLFLHARSWYVGANIPGKPVQMLNYPGGLPLYRAKYAESKANNYAGFQVS